In Sphingomonas sp. PAMC26645, one DNA window encodes the following:
- a CDS encoding TonB-dependent receptor → MNRLRTAISLTTSLLALTIATTLQAQTMPSTEDAPEAEIVVTGQRASQARALAAKRDAIGVIDVAAADDIGRLPDRNVAEVIEHLPGVGVTYDQGEGRYASVRGVPSTLNGYTLNGLEIGNPDGTTRALPLDIVSGQLVNRVEVAKVKTADMDGQGIGGTINLVTETAFDFKEPFALAATAKAGYQELNGKVPYQADASIAKRFGANEQFGIVLGGSYSKRNFTSDGFYPDDWRPVVGAARGGVPTNIKYTEYNLTRTRIGGAGSLDWHPSDHQIFYVRGVYSKFIEDEVRGRYRLDFTSTPFTFDPNGLTGSAPGTPSSQTGVAGTGTERRQDLRLDYKVKTIATAMVGGSTEVDKLKLEYAGSRSRNTVLDRFSTWQFRCNPGPVRFDFTDTIYTAAPVTECNANQLQFRQYNLQTQRGVEKIWQGKLDATYDLGGESFFKIGAKYRTSDRDFDQSNPVYDRGANAATRFTLGQYNLQGGSVTVHPDNTDTDKGYVNSPLIDPAAIKAFTAAQLAGNLFVLNRATSLTNDTIADFQPKEDVGSGYAMANLAFGAITVTPGLRFEHTRLTVTGYQLQNTATVVPLTRKTDYNDWLPSLIVRIRPNEETVLRASYSRSLGRPEYNSLSPGGSIDTGNGIVSLGNPDLKPYRADNFDVSGEWYFARGGLLSVGAFAKLIKNPIFTQTTTLTNTVYNGVNYATLTIAQPFNADKGDIVGIEAQFQQQFTFLPGVLSGLGIQLTGTLTDSTLRLPTGRTSTFPSQSEYLYGAELFYQRGPVEASVAYHNTGHALLAVGALDYQDQSNDDLKRLDAKASFALLQNVTLFAEAQNLTDAPTRQYQGNRKDWIIQNERYGRTFYGGVSVKF, encoded by the coding sequence ATGAACCGCCTCCGTACCGCCATATCGCTGACCACGTCGCTGCTCGCGCTCACAATCGCCACGACCCTGCAGGCGCAGACCATGCCGTCGACCGAAGACGCCCCCGAAGCCGAGATCGTCGTCACCGGCCAGCGCGCCAGCCAAGCCCGTGCGCTTGCCGCCAAGCGCGACGCGATCGGCGTGATCGACGTCGCCGCAGCGGACGATATCGGCCGCCTGCCTGACCGCAACGTCGCCGAGGTGATCGAGCATCTTCCGGGCGTCGGCGTCACCTACGACCAGGGCGAAGGGCGCTACGCCTCGGTCCGCGGAGTGCCCTCGACGCTAAACGGCTACACGCTGAACGGGCTAGAGATCGGCAACCCTGACGGCACCACGCGCGCCTTGCCGCTCGACATCGTCTCGGGCCAGCTGGTCAACCGGGTCGAGGTCGCGAAGGTAAAGACCGCGGACATGGACGGCCAGGGCATCGGCGGCACGATCAACCTCGTCACCGAGACGGCATTCGACTTCAAGGAACCCTTCGCGCTCGCCGCGACCGCCAAGGCGGGGTATCAGGAGCTCAACGGCAAGGTCCCGTACCAGGCCGACGCCAGCATCGCGAAACGCTTCGGCGCCAACGAACAGTTCGGCATCGTGCTCGGCGGCAGCTATTCGAAGCGCAATTTCACCAGCGATGGCTTCTACCCAGACGACTGGCGCCCGGTGGTGGGCGCGGCGCGTGGCGGCGTCCCAACCAACATCAAATACACCGAATACAACCTCACCCGCACCCGCATCGGTGGCGCTGGCTCGCTCGACTGGCACCCAAGCGACCACCAGATCTTCTACGTCCGCGGCGTATATTCGAAGTTCATCGAGGACGAGGTCCGCGGCCGCTACCGCCTCGATTTCACCAGCACGCCGTTCACGTTCGATCCCAACGGACTGACCGGCTCCGCACCGGGCACGCCAAGCTCGCAGACCGGCGTGGCGGGCACCGGCACCGAACGGCGGCAGGACCTGCGGCTCGATTACAAGGTGAAGACGATCGCGACCGCGATGGTCGGCGGCTCGACAGAGGTGGACAAGCTCAAGCTCGAATACGCAGGCTCGCGCAGTCGCAACACCGTTCTTGACCGCTTCAGCACCTGGCAGTTCCGCTGCAACCCCGGCCCGGTCAGGTTCGACTTCACCGACACGATCTACACCGCCGCGCCGGTCACCGAATGCAATGCCAACCAATTGCAGTTCCGTCAGTACAACCTACAGACCCAGCGGGGTGTCGAGAAAATATGGCAGGGCAAGCTCGACGCGACCTACGACCTCGGCGGCGAGAGCTTCTTCAAGATCGGCGCGAAATACCGAACCTCCGACCGCGACTTCGACCAGAGCAACCCGGTCTACGATCGCGGCGCCAATGCCGCCACCCGCTTCACGCTCGGCCAGTACAACCTCCAGGGTGGGTCGGTCACCGTGCATCCCGACAACACCGATACCGACAAGGGCTATGTAAACAGCCCGCTGATCGATCCGGCGGCGATCAAGGCGTTCACCGCCGCGCAACTCGCCGGCAATCTGTTCGTGCTCAACCGCGCGACCTCGCTGACCAACGACACGATCGCCGACTTCCAGCCGAAGGAAGACGTCGGCTCGGGCTATGCGATGGCCAATCTGGCGTTCGGCGCGATCACCGTCACGCCCGGGCTGCGTTTCGAACATACCCGACTGACCGTCACCGGCTATCAGTTGCAGAACACCGCGACCGTCGTGCCGCTGACCCGCAAGACCGATTACAACGACTGGCTACCGTCGCTGATCGTGCGGATCAGGCCGAACGAAGAGACCGTCCTGCGCGCCTCCTACTCACGCAGCCTCGGCCGCCCCGAATACAACAGCCTGTCACCGGGCGGCTCGATCGACACCGGCAACGGCATCGTCTCGCTCGGCAATCCCGACCTGAAACCGTATCGCGCGGATAATTTCGACGTCTCGGGCGAATGGTATTTCGCGCGCGGCGGGCTGTTGAGCGTCGGTGCGTTCGCCAAGCTGATCAAGAACCCGATCTTTACGCAGACGACCACGCTGACCAACACCGTCTACAACGGCGTGAACTACGCGACGCTGACGATCGCGCAGCCATTCAACGCCGACAAGGGCGACATCGTCGGCATCGAAGCGCAGTTCCAGCAGCAGTTCACCTTCCTGCCGGGTGTGTTGTCGGGGCTCGGCATCCAACTGACTGGCACGCTGACGGATTCGACGCTGCGGCTGCCGACGGGACGCACCTCGACCTTCCCGAGCCAGTCGGAGTATCTCTACGGTGCCGAACTGTTCTACCAACGCGGGCCGGTCGAGGCATCGGTCGCCTATCACAATACCGGTCACGCCCTGCTCGCGGTCGGCGCGCTCGATTATCAGGACCAGTCGAACGACGACCTCAAGCGGCTCGATGCCAAGGCGAGCTTCGCGCTGCTTCAAAACGTCACGCTGTTCGCCGAGGCGCAGAACCTGACCGACGCGCCGACCCGCCAATATCAGGGTAACCGCAAGGACTGGATCATCCAGAACGAACGCTATGGCCGGACGTTCTACGGTGGCGTATCGGTGAAGTTCTGA
- a CDS encoding reverse transcriptase domain-containing protein — MALHAKAKAEAGYRFYALYDKISRDDILAHAYAKCRSNKGAPGVDGQDFADIEAYGVERWLAELALALREKTYRPEPIRRVHIPKANGKLRPLGISTVRDRVCMTAAMLVLEPIFEADLPPEIYAYRAGRNAQQAVVEVEDQLYHGRPDVVDADLADYFGSIPHPELMKSVARRIVDPRVLHLVRLWLNCAVEEPIYPSTSTSSTGSCGLPSLVGARRGRRRDALSESRMQGDPHVRFDEQGVETGRLVSPTGEPHDTAPLPDSTLPGSRRAGRVRPMSDSRVANWGFRKQPFVQADRSHTPIPHKPDCGHKRGCHCAESMLTRITLTMLAHSLVGNGMILATFFAAWAAQSAPEQALPIAASKPLFSYFGCLFDPIAEKTGDGLPAGRTEREQIVTEILARCAARRSTSRNAARLAAPSGSGKAEIERALLAAESELRFLIVDREKAMAASDAFCRARGDEPGC, encoded by the coding sequence ATGGCGTTACATGCGAAAGCTAAGGCGGAAGCCGGTTATCGGTTCTACGCGCTGTACGACAAGATCAGCCGCGACGACATTCTGGCTCATGCCTACGCCAAGTGCCGCTCTAACAAGGGCGCACCCGGGGTAGACGGTCAGGACTTCGCGGATATCGAAGCGTATGGCGTCGAGCGGTGGCTGGCAGAACTGGCGCTTGCGCTCAGAGAGAAGACGTACCGACCGGAGCCGATCAGACGGGTCCATATACCGAAAGCCAACGGCAAACTCAGGCCGCTGGGCATATCCACCGTGCGGGATCGGGTCTGCATGACAGCAGCGATGCTGGTGTTGGAACCGATCTTCGAAGCCGACCTTCCACCAGAGATCTACGCCTATCGTGCTGGGCGCAACGCCCAGCAGGCCGTGGTCGAGGTAGAAGACCAACTGTATCACGGACGTCCCGATGTCGTGGACGCCGACCTCGCCGACTACTTCGGCAGCATTCCCCATCCCGAACTGATGAAGTCTGTGGCACGCCGGATCGTCGATCCACGCGTGTTGCACCTGGTCAGGTTGTGGCTGAATTGTGCTGTTGAAGAGCCTATCTACCCCAGCACCTCTACGAGCAGTACGGGCTCGTGCGGCTTACCCAGCTTGGTCGGGGCGCGCCGTGGGCGAAGGCGTGATGCTTTGTCCGAGAGCCGGATGCAGGGAGATCCGCATGTCCGGTTCGATGAGCAGGGAGTGGAAACGGGTCGTCTGGTGAGCCCCACAGGCGAACCGCACGATACCGCGCCACTTCCTGACTCTACTCTGCCTGGAAGCCGGAGAGCAGGGCGTGTCCGCCCAATGTCGGACAGTCGAGTTGCAAATTGGGGCTTCCGAAAGCAGCCATTCGTTCAGGCCGATCGTTCCCATACCCCCATCCCGCACAAGCCCGATTGCGGACATAAGAGAGGCTGTCACTGCGCGGAGAGTATGTTGACCAGAATCACACTGACGATGCTGGCGCACTCACTTGTGGGGAATGGGATGATCCTGGCGACGTTTTTCGCGGCATGGGCAGCACAGTCTGCGCCTGAACAAGCTTTGCCGATAGCAGCAAGTAAGCCACTCTTTTCGTATTTTGGCTGTCTCTTCGATCCGATTGCGGAAAAAACTGGTGACGGGTTACCTGCTGGCCGAACGGAGCGAGAGCAGATCGTGACCGAGATACTTGCGCGATGTGCCGCCCGGAGATCGACTTCACGCAATGCAGCGCGACTGGCGGCGCCCTCCGGCTCTGGCAAGGCTGAGATTGAGCGTGCCTTGCTTGCTGCTGAGAGCGAGCTTCGCTTCCTGATCGTAGATCGCGAGAAGGCCATGGCGGCGTCTGACGCGTTTTGCCGTGCTCGGGGAGATGAACCCGGATGCTGA
- a CDS encoding AraC family transcriptional regulator: MSIGPMSLILGLFEAQMLVLAAAIIVRSGMARRSLGALLIVLCGMLTPFAIGYAGFYDRWPWLSFAPFAVPLAMGPLLYAHLNALIFDRPIPRWHAALPAAQFAYQAIAFCLPLDLRGAFDRDVQRPWLDPILAALLLASMIGYAVAGLRALRRHRGWLLARRSDLAAARRVQAVLVAYAAIVTVRTGYLITDALIAQLSYFDMFGFYVVLAVVGNYLAIEGWRQADARLQPIVEPIERDWRPVAAEWMDRIEEHGWWRDPDLDLAELARKLGTNTAYLSRGLNEGLGLGFAEAINGLRVEHVAAQLGDPAVRGRGSPS, from the coding sequence ATGAGCATCGGTCCCATGTCCCTCATCCTCGGTCTGTTCGAGGCACAGATGCTGGTGCTGGCGGCTGCCATCATCGTGCGGAGCGGGATGGCGCGACGCTCTCTCGGCGCGTTGCTGATTGTCCTGTGCGGTATGCTGACGCCGTTCGCTATCGGTTATGCAGGCTTCTACGATCGCTGGCCGTGGCTTTCGTTCGCACCGTTCGCCGTTCCCCTGGCGATGGGGCCGCTGCTGTACGCGCACCTGAACGCCTTGATCTTCGATCGACCGATACCGCGTTGGCACGCCGCATTGCCCGCGGCCCAGTTCGCCTATCAAGCCATCGCCTTCTGCTTGCCGCTCGATCTGCGGGGAGCGTTCGACCGGGATGTTCAACGCCCTTGGCTCGATCCGATCCTGGCGGCGCTGCTGCTCGCGTCGATGATCGGATATGCTGTCGCTGGGCTCCGCGCCCTGCGCCGCCATCGAGGCTGGTTGCTGGCGCGCAGATCAGACCTCGCCGCGGCAAGGCGCGTGCAAGCGGTGCTGGTCGCCTATGCCGCGATCGTGACGGTGCGAACGGGGTACCTGATCACAGATGCACTGATCGCTCAGCTCTCCTACTTTGATATGTTCGGCTTCTACGTCGTGCTGGCTGTCGTCGGCAATTATCTGGCGATCGAGGGCTGGCGGCAGGCGGACGCCCGATTGCAGCCGATCGTGGAACCGATCGAGCGCGACTGGCGGCCGGTCGCGGCCGAGTGGATGGACCGGATCGAAGAGCATGGATGGTGGCGCGATCCGGATCTTGATCTTGCTGAGCTGGCCCGCAAGCTAGGGACCAACACCGCCTATCTGTCCCGCGGCCTCAACGAGGGGCTGGGGCTGGGGTTCGCCGAAGCGATCAACGGGCTGCGCGTCGAGCATGTCGCCGCCCAGTTGGGGGACCCGGCGGTCAGAGGGAGGGGCTCGCCGTCATAA
- a CDS encoding SDR family NAD(P)-dependent oxidoreductase gives MMARFADKVVVITGAASGIGEGAARRFAEEGRTLVLGDIDTRALDALANELGGTV, from the coding sequence ATGATGGCGCGCTTTGCCGACAAGGTGGTCGTGATCACCGGTGCCGCCTCGGGCATCGGTGAGGGCGCCGCGCGCCGCTTCGCCGAGGAAGGCAGGACGCTGGTGCTGGGCGATATCGACACGCGTGCGCTCGACGCGCTCGCAAACGAGCTGGGCGGCACCGTTTAG
- a CDS encoding type 1 glutamine amidotransferase domain-containing protein, producing the protein MKLQGKTIAILIAPRGTEEPEFAQPKAAVEQAGGAVTVISLKTGDAETVNNDLDPGKTFAVDKAIDDVSVSDFDGLVIPGGCVGADTLRSSDKVVAFVRDFFAAGKPVAAICHAPWTLIEADQVRGRTLTSFPTLATDIRNAGGTWVDQEVVVDQGLVTSRTPDDLPAFCAKLIEEFCEDKHDA; encoded by the coding sequence ATGAAGCTCCAAGGCAAGACAATCGCGATCCTGATCGCACCCCGCGGCACCGAGGAACCCGAGTTCGCGCAGCCCAAGGCAGCCGTCGAGCAGGCAGGCGGTGCAGTAACCGTCATCAGCCTCAAAACCGGCGACGCAGAGACGGTCAACAACGACCTCGATCCCGGCAAGACGTTCGCCGTCGACAAGGCGATCGACGACGTATCGGTATCCGACTTCGATGGCCTGGTAATTCCGGGCGGGTGCGTCGGCGCGGATACGCTGCGGTCGTCGGACAAGGTCGTGGCGTTCGTGCGCGATTTCTTCGCCGCCGGTAAGCCGGTCGCGGCGATCTGCCACGCGCCATGGACGCTGATCGAGGCCGATCAGGTGCGCGGCCGCACGCTCACCTCGTTCCCGACGCTCGCCACCGACATCCGTAACGCCGGCGGGACCTGGGTCGATCAGGAGGTGGTCGTCGATCAGGGCCTCGTCACCAGCCGCACCCCCGACGATCTGCCCGCGTTCTGCGCAAAGCTTATCGAGGAGTTTTGCGAGGACAAGCACGATGCGTAG
- a CDS encoding LysR family transcriptional regulator, with amino-acid sequence MCLDAVPGAERGLFVEHGKLEAALDVRLFERGARTLKLTEEGRALFARTGPLLAELEETAVAIGSGGETPRGRLRISAPLLFSQTAMGRLAAEFIRRYPDVRLEVTTDDRMVDMIEEGYDLVIRVNPAPDDTLVGRPFLHDRLVVAGPGMVRLAAGIMPAVVRGNDSERSWTVDTTDGPIEIAVNPVLRLSSLIMIRDAVRTGVGVAKLPLSLVSDDIDCGRLVPWGNVAKSEIALWALYPTRRLLNARVSAFLEFLRNSFPQAVPEELAAYLKR; translated from the coding sequence ATGTGCCTCGACGCCGTGCCAGGGGCGGAACGCGGTCTGTTCGTTGAGCACGGTAAACTTGAAGCCGCGCTCGACGTGCGCCTGTTCGAGCGTGGTGCACGAACATTGAAGCTGACCGAAGAAGGCCGGGCGCTGTTCGCCCGTACTGGCCCATTGCTCGCCGAGTTGGAGGAAACTGCCGTCGCGATCGGCTCGGGTGGCGAGACGCCGCGCGGGCGGTTGCGGATCAGCGCGCCGCTATTGTTCTCGCAGACGGCCATGGGTCGGCTGGCCGCGGAATTCATACGCCGTTACCCGGATGTTCGCCTGGAAGTGACCACGGACGACCGAATGGTAGACATGATAGAAGAGGGCTACGATCTCGTCATTCGGGTCAATCCCGCGCCAGACGATACGCTGGTCGGTCGTCCTTTCCTGCATGACCGACTGGTGGTGGCTGGTCCCGGCATGGTGCGGTTGGCAGCGGGGATCATGCCCGCCGTGGTGCGCGGCAACGACTCTGAGCGAAGCTGGACCGTCGACACGACGGACGGCCCTATCGAGATCGCGGTCAATCCTGTGCTGCGCCTGTCATCGCTGATCATGATCCGCGATGCAGTGCGTACCGGGGTCGGCGTGGCCAAGCTGCCGTTATCGCTCGTCAGCGACGACATCGACTGCGGGCGGCTGGTGCCTTGGGGCAACGTTGCGAAATCTGAGATTGCGTTATGGGCGCTCTACCCAACGCGTCGGCTGCTTAACGCTCGCGTATCAGCCTTCCTGGAGTTTCTGAGAAACTCCTTCCCGCAGGCAGTTCCAGAAGAACTCGCTGCCTATCTAAAGAGGTAA
- a CDS encoding PAS domain-containing sensor histidine kinase encodes MTDRTENAVSVEQRLRESEARLRLLTEASSDVLYRMSPDWGEMKELDGGGFLPSTSSSKPNRSWLLSYIPETDQAAVTAAIDDAIRLKTTFDLEHRVVRSDGTVGWTQSRAVPLLSAAGEIIEWFGAASDISARRDAEAALHESEAKLRKLNATLERQVNERTAERDRMWDTSPDLLVAVDFNGMFRRVNPAWTTVLGYEPDELIGHHVNEFVVPTDHDKTVDAYETAAAGNQLRIENRYRHKDGSNRTISWVAAPAGDITYATGRDVTGEREMEARLHDEQDFARLALSAVGGVGVWTYDVASDLFFCDAAVSALYALDPERGAAGLPREEFLANVHPQDRISLQKTMSGGLQRSGDLELEYRLVHPDGSIRWVLSRGHTYFDDNGKPVRRTGVGVDMTGQRQIEDQLRQAQKMEAVGQLTGGLAHDFNNLLTGMMGNLELLQLRLERGKLDDAERFINAAQGAGRRAASLTQRLLAFSRRQTLDPKPTDVDRLIAGMEDLLRRTVGSTANIEVVGAAGLWPAMIDATQLESAILNLCINARDAMPEGGRITIETANTSLDDRAALERDLPPGQYLSVCVTDTGTGMSPATIERAFEPFYTTKPIGQGTGLGLSMIYGFARQSGGQVRISSELGQGTSIFIYLPRHAGEALPSDQEEAIATAALASGETILVVDDEATIRHLIDEVLDEQGYTVIGAADGAAGIKVLQSGAKIELLITDVGLPNGMNGRQVADAARSLRPDLKVLFITGYAENAAVGNGHLEPGMALLTKPFTMKGLAAKVAEMIGSSPSSA; translated from the coding sequence ATGACAGATCGGACCGAGAACGCGGTTAGCGTCGAACAGCGCTTGCGCGAGAGCGAAGCCCGCCTCCGCCTCCTGACCGAAGCGAGTTCGGACGTCCTCTACCGGATGAGTCCGGACTGGGGAGAGATGAAGGAGCTCGACGGCGGCGGCTTCCTGCCGAGCACGTCTTCGTCGAAGCCGAACCGTTCGTGGTTGCTGTCCTATATTCCCGAGACCGATCAAGCCGCGGTGACCGCAGCCATCGATGACGCCATCCGGCTCAAGACGACGTTCGATCTCGAACATCGCGTCGTCCGTTCGGACGGCACTGTCGGCTGGACGCAGTCCCGTGCCGTTCCGCTGCTGAGCGCGGCAGGCGAGATCATCGAATGGTTCGGAGCGGCAAGCGACATCAGTGCCCGGCGCGATGCAGAGGCCGCTCTTCACGAGAGCGAGGCGAAGTTGCGTAAGCTGAACGCGACGCTCGAGCGGCAGGTCAATGAGCGTACGGCCGAGCGCGACCGCATGTGGGACACCTCGCCCGATCTTCTCGTGGCGGTCGACTTCAACGGTATGTTCCGCCGGGTCAATCCGGCCTGGACCACGGTTCTTGGCTATGAGCCCGACGAGCTGATTGGACACCATGTTAACGAGTTCGTCGTCCCGACCGATCACGACAAGACGGTCGACGCCTATGAGACGGCCGCGGCGGGGAACCAGCTGAGAATCGAAAACCGGTATAGGCACAAGGATGGCTCGAACCGCACGATCTCATGGGTCGCCGCACCGGCTGGTGACATCACCTACGCTACCGGCCGCGACGTCACGGGCGAGCGCGAGATGGAGGCGAGGCTGCACGACGAGCAGGATTTCGCGCGCCTTGCCCTGTCGGCCGTGGGGGGCGTCGGCGTGTGGACCTATGACGTCGCCAGCGACCTCTTCTTTTGCGACGCGGCGGTCTCGGCGTTGTACGCACTCGACCCCGAGCGCGGTGCCGCCGGCCTGCCTCGTGAGGAGTTCCTCGCCAACGTTCATCCGCAGGACCGTATTTCGCTGCAGAAGACAATGTCTGGCGGTCTGCAACGCTCGGGAGATTTGGAGCTAGAATACCGATTGGTTCATCCGGACGGATCGATCCGATGGGTGCTCTCCCGTGGGCACACCTATTTCGACGACAACGGCAAACCTGTCCGGCGAACCGGCGTCGGCGTCGATATGACCGGGCAGCGGCAAATCGAAGATCAGTTACGCCAGGCGCAGAAGATGGAAGCGGTCGGCCAGCTTACCGGTGGTCTGGCGCATGACTTCAACAACCTCCTTACCGGCATGATGGGCAACCTGGAGTTGCTCCAGTTGCGCCTGGAACGTGGCAAGCTCGACGACGCCGAGCGCTTCATCAACGCTGCCCAAGGTGCCGGACGGCGGGCCGCTTCCCTGACGCAGCGGCTGCTCGCGTTTTCGCGTCGGCAGACGCTCGATCCCAAGCCAACCGACGTCGATCGCCTGATCGCGGGAATGGAGGATCTGCTGCGCCGGACGGTCGGGTCGACCGCCAATATCGAGGTGGTGGGCGCGGCCGGGCTGTGGCCCGCGATGATCGACGCGACGCAACTCGAAAGCGCCATTCTCAATCTCTGCATAAACGCACGGGACGCCATGCCCGAAGGCGGGCGGATCACGATCGAGACGGCGAACACATCGCTGGACGATCGCGCGGCTCTGGAGCGCGACCTGCCGCCCGGCCAATATCTGTCGGTCTGCGTCACCGACACCGGCACGGGCATGTCGCCGGCAACGATCGAGCGCGCCTTCGAGCCCTTCTATACGACCAAGCCGATTGGTCAGGGCACCGGGCTCGGTCTTTCGATGATTTACGGTTTCGCTCGCCAGTCGGGTGGACAGGTGAGGATTTCCTCCGAGCTGGGGCAGGGAACCTCGATCTTCATCTATCTTCCTCGCCATGCGGGCGAGGCCTTGCCGAGTGATCAGGAAGAGGCGATTGCAACCGCTGCCTTGGCTAGCGGCGAGACGATCCTCGTCGTCGATGACGAGGCGACGATCCGGCATCTCATCGACGAGGTGCTCGACGAGCAGGGATATACCGTGATCGGCGCAGCGGATGGCGCAGCAGGCATCAAGGTGCTGCAATCGGGTGCCAAGATCGAGCTGCTGATCACCGACGTCGGCTTACCCAACGGCATGAACGGGCGGCAGGTCGCTGACGCAGCGCGTTCTCTCCGACCCGACCTGAAGGTGCTCTTCATCACCGGCTATGCGGAGAATGCGGCGGTCGGCAACGGGCATCTCGAACCCGGGATGGCGTTGCTCACCAAGCCTTTCACGATGAAAGGGCTGGCAGCCAAGGTTGCGGAGATGATCGGGAGTTCCCCGTCATCAGCCTAG
- a CDS encoding amino acid permease has product MATKAARGIVERMFARKSIAQVQRETAASELKRTLGKWNLLMLGIGCIIGAGIFVRTGSAAALHAGPAVLLSFVVAGIVCAFAGLCYAELSSTLPVSGSAYTYGYTTLGEFVAWIMGALLMLEYGLAASVVAVGWSGYMVSLLGDFGMHIPPQFTGPAGYPLMRGGVPVLVDGHPVTTIFNLPAFLICLALAALLVRGVAESAKVNTIIVAIKVGVLVAFIAVGGAIVLSHFNELVARNWTPFIPASQGDGKFGVDGIMRAASIVFFAYVGFEAISTAGQEAKDPKKDMPFGIIGALVVCTLIYMLVAAIMTLLVPYTALNVPDPVAVVVDSFGPTWSWLAKLIKIGAIIGLTSVVLVLMYGQTRIFYTMARDGLLPRVFATVHPTFKTPYVNTVLVGIITAVAAGFFDINVLGDMTSVGTLSAFSIVCLSVIYLRRAAPDLPRGFTVPLYPVVPLLGIASCVYLITTVPMKVLMFFLWYLAGGVVLYFAYGIRHSNLQRGEPQDDAPDMGEYVAPVGEQP; this is encoded by the coding sequence ATGGCAACCAAGGCCGCGAGGGGCATCGTCGAGCGCATGTTCGCGCGCAAATCCATCGCGCAGGTGCAACGCGAAACTGCGGCGAGCGAGCTGAAGCGTACGCTGGGCAAATGGAACCTGCTGATGCTGGGCATCGGCTGCATCATTGGCGCGGGCATCTTCGTGCGCACAGGCTCGGCGGCCGCGCTGCACGCGGGGCCGGCAGTGCTGCTGTCGTTCGTCGTGGCGGGTATCGTCTGCGCGTTTGCCGGGTTGTGCTATGCCGAGCTATCCTCGACGTTGCCGGTTTCCGGTTCCGCTTACACGTATGGCTATACCACGCTGGGCGAGTTCGTGGCGTGGATTATGGGCGCGCTGCTCATGCTTGAATACGGGCTGGCGGCGTCGGTGGTGGCGGTCGGCTGGTCGGGCTATATGGTAAGCCTGCTGGGCGATTTCGGCATGCACATTCCGCCGCAGTTCACCGGACCGGCCGGGTACCCGCTTATGCGGGGCGGCGTGCCGGTGCTGGTCGACGGACACCCTGTGACGACGATCTTCAACCTGCCGGCGTTCCTGATCTGCTTAGCCCTCGCCGCGCTGCTGGTGCGGGGCGTAGCGGAATCGGCCAAGGTCAACACGATCATCGTCGCGATCAAGGTCGGCGTGCTGGTCGCCTTCATCGCGGTCGGCGGCGCGATCGTCCTGTCGCACTTCAACGAGCTGGTCGCGCGCAACTGGACGCCGTTCATCCCCGCCAGCCAGGGCGACGGCAAGTTCGGCGTCGACGGCATCATGCGCGCCGCCTCGATCGTATTCTTCGCCTATGTCGGCTTCGAGGCGATATCGACGGCGGGGCAGGAGGCGAAGGATCCGAAGAAGGACATGCCGTTCGGGATCATCGGGGCGCTGGTCGTCTGCACGCTGATCTACATGCTCGTCGCCGCGATCATGACCCTGCTGGTGCCCTATACCGCGCTCAACGTGCCCGATCCGGTCGCCGTGGTGGTCGACAGTTTCGGTCCGACCTGGAGCTGGCTCGCCAAGCTCATCAAGATCGGCGCGATCATCGGCCTGACGTCGGTGGTCCTGGTGCTGATGTACGGCCAGACCCGGATCTTCTACACGATGGCGCGCGACGGCCTGTTGCCGCGGGTGTTCGCGACCGTGCACCCGACGTTCAAGACGCCCTATGTAAACACGGTGCTGGTCGGCATCATCACCGCGGTGGCGGCGGGGTTCTTCGACATCAACGTGCTTGGCGACATGACCTCGGTCGGGACGCTGTCGGCGTTCTCGATCGTTTGCCTGTCGGTCATCTACCTGCGCCGCGCCGCGCCCGATTTGCCGCGCGGCTTCACCGTACCGCTCTATCCGGTGGTGCCCCTGCTGGGCATCGCGTCGTGCGTCTACCTGATCACGACGGTGCCGATGAAGGTGCTGATGTTCTTCCTTTGGTATCTGGCGGGCGGGGTGGTGCTGTATTTCGCCTATGGCATCCGCCACTCGAACCTGCAGCGTGGCGAGCCGCAGGACGATGCGCCCGACATGGGCGAGTATGTCGCACCGGTCGGGGAGCAGCCCTGA